The genomic DNA ATGAATGAACAAGAAACATATTCATTTGAAACTTTGCTTCTTCACAACAGACAAAAAGTCGATCGAGTTACCGGTGCGGTAAGTGTGCCTATTCAGCATGCATCTACCTTTCATCAATTTCAAATTGACCAATTCGGGAAATATGACTACAGCCGCAGTTTAAATCCAACTCGTGAGGCACTTGAGGAAGTCATTGCGGATTTAGAAGAAGGAACGAGAGGATTTGCTTTTTCATCGGGAATGGCCGCAATATCCACCGCTTTTCTTCTACTATCTCAAGGAGAACATGTCATCCTTTCGGAAGATGTGTACGGAGGGACTTACAGGGTCGTAACACAAATCCTTTCCCGATATGGAATCGAGTACACCTTTGTCGATATGACCGATCTTTCTGCAGTGCGAAACGCAATACAGCCAAACACAAAAGTTTTTTATGTTGAAACACCGTCAAATCCTTTGCTAAAAGTGACAGATATTAAAGCAATCAGTCAAATGGCGAAGGAAATCGATGCTTTAACATTTGTTGATAACACATTTTTAACCCCTGCCCTGCAAAAACCCCTTACATTGGGAGCAGATGTTGTACTTCACAGTGCAACCAAATTTTTGTCGGGTCATAGTGATGTCGTCGCAGGATTAGCAGTGGTTAAAGATGAAATTCTGGCCGAAAAGCTTGCCTTTTTACAAAATTCTTTTGGTGCAGTTCTCGGTGTTCAAGATGCATGGTTAGTTCTGAGAGGTTTAAAAACGCTGCATGTCAGACTTGAACAATCCATCAAATCAGCAAAAAAAATTGCATCATTTTTGGAAGATCAACCATTAGTGAAAAAGGTTTATTATCCTGGATTGAAAAACCACCCACAATATGCGCTGCAAGCTGAGCAGGCAAAAGGTCCGGGAGCTGTTCTTTCCTTTGAATTCATCAATGAACAAGTACTTCGTTCATTTTTATCAAAGGTTCAAATCCCTGTATTCGCAGTAAGTCTTGGGGCGGTCGAATCAATACTTTCCTATCCAGCGAAAATGTCCCATGCGGCAATGCCGCAAAATGAAAGAGAAAAACGGGGAATCAGCAACAATCTTCTTCGCTTATCAGTAGGTCTTGAAAATTCGGACGATCTCATTCATGACTTTTCTGCTGCATTAAATGAAATTCGTTACGATGACGAGAAAATTTACGTAAAACAAGGAGGAAAGAAATGAGCTTCCTGGAAAAATTAAAAAATCAAATTTTAATTGCCGACGGTGCGATGGGAACTCTTCTTTATTCCTATGGAACAGACTGCTGTTTCGAGGAGTTAAACCTTTCCCAGGCCGAGCAAATCACAAATATTCACCGTGCTTATATTGATGCCGGCGCTGATGTGATTCAAACAAACACTTATGCAGCCAATTATTTGAAGCTGAAGCGATACGGACTTGAAGATTTTGTAAAAGAAATCAACAGTGCTGCTGTAAAAAATGCAAAAAAAGCAGCGCAAAACCGGGCTTACATACTGGGAACAATTGGAGGCAATCGCGGCATAAAACCAAATACGATTCCAATAGAAGAAATTAAAAGAAGCTTTCGCGAACAATTATATTGCCTTCTTTTAGAAGGAGTCGATGGAATTTTACTAGAAACCTATTATGATCTTCAAGAATTAGAAACAGTTTTGCAAATTGCTAGAAAAGAAACGGACCTGCCGATTATTGCGCAAGTTTCCCTGCAAGAGGTTGGAATAATGCAGGACCGGACACCGATAACAGAAGCGTTCAATCGATTAGAGGGCCTGGGAGCAGATGTCATCGGACTTAATTGCCGTCTTGGCCCTCATCATATGCTGGTAACACTTGAAGAAGTCCCCCTTCCAAAGAGTGCTTATTTATCAGCTTATCCAAACGCCAGTCTTCCTGCATATACCGACGGCAAATTTCATTATGAAGGGGATGCAGATTACTTTAGAAAGTCGGCACGCTCTTTCAGAGAACAAGGAGTCAGACTGCTTGGAGGATGCTGCGGAACTACGCCTGAACATATACGAGCCTTTGCAGCGGAGCTTCACGATACTCCGCCAGTAACGGAAAAAGCAGTGAAACAGAAACCGAAGAAAATCATAATACAGCCAGCAGAGGCTATAAGAGAATACCCGCCTCTGCAGGATATCGTAAAGGAGAGAAAATCCATTATCGTTGAACTGGATCCGCCCAAAAAATTGGATACGACAAAATTTTTTCAAGGGGCTAAGGCACTGAAGGAAACGGGGATAGATGCCATTACATTGGCTGACAACTCTCTTGCCTCCCCCCGCATCTCAAATTCTGCTTTAGGATATTTGACAAAAACACAAATCGGTATGCGTTCGATCATTCATATAACTTGCCGTGACAGGAATATTATCGGTTTGCAGTCTCATCTAA from Bacillus methanolicus MGA3 includes the following:
- the metC gene encoding cystathionine beta-lyase, whose product is MNEQETYSFETLLLHNRQKVDRVTGAVSVPIQHASTFHQFQIDQFGKYDYSRSLNPTREALEEVIADLEEGTRGFAFSSGMAAISTAFLLLSQGEHVILSEDVYGGTYRVVTQILSRYGIEYTFVDMTDLSAVRNAIQPNTKVFYVETPSNPLLKVTDIKAISQMAKEIDALTFVDNTFLTPALQKPLTLGADVVLHSATKFLSGHSDVVAGLAVVKDEILAEKLAFLQNSFGAVLGVQDAWLVLRGLKTLHVRLEQSIKSAKKIASFLEDQPLVKKVYYPGLKNHPQYALQAEQAKGPGAVLSFEFINEQVLRSFLSKVQIPVFAVSLGAVESILSYPAKMSHAAMPQNEREKRGISNNLLRLSVGLENSDDLIHDFSAALNEIRYDDEKIYVKQGGKK
- a CDS encoding bifunctional homocysteine S-methyltransferase/methylenetetrahydrofolate reductase encodes the protein MSFLEKLKNQILIADGAMGTLLYSYGTDCCFEELNLSQAEQITNIHRAYIDAGADVIQTNTYAANYLKLKRYGLEDFVKEINSAAVKNAKKAAQNRAYILGTIGGNRGIKPNTIPIEEIKRSFREQLYCLLLEGVDGILLETYYDLQELETVLQIARKETDLPIIAQVSLQEVGIMQDRTPITEAFNRLEGLGADVIGLNCRLGPHHMLVTLEEVPLPKSAYLSAYPNASLPAYTDGKFHYEGDADYFRKSARSFREQGVRLLGGCCGTTPEHIRAFAAELHDTPPVTEKAVKQKPKKIIIQPAEAIREYPPLQDIVKERKSIIVELDPPKKLDTTKFFQGAKALKETGIDAITLADNSLASPRISNSALGYLTKTQIGMRSIIHITCRDRNIIGLQSHLMGLHTLGLHDILAVTGDPARVGDFPGASSVYDVSSFELIQMIKQLNEGLSISGKELGQKAAFSVAAAFNPNVRSLEKAVNRLEKKMKFGADYFISQPIFSEEKLVEVYEATKHIKAPIYIGIMPLISSKNAEFLHHEVPGIKITDAIRDRMAKFKDNPHQAILEGLDIAKSLIDAALDLFNGIYLITPFLRYELTVELAEYARSQSANLVRRNNHVQSIIH